In Musa acuminata AAA Group cultivar baxijiao chromosome BXJ3-11, Cavendish_Baxijiao_AAA, whole genome shotgun sequence, one DNA window encodes the following:
- the LOC103970361 gene encoding sphingolipid delta(4)-desaturase DES1-like — translation MGLGGGEDCEEGVMATDFFWSYTDEPHASRRKEILARHPQIRELFGPDPWAFLKVSAVVLLQLWTATYLHDASWLKILVVAYFFGSFLNHNLFLAIHEISHNLAFSTPSYNRWLGILANLPIGVPMSVTFQKYHLEHHRYQGVDGMDMDIPSHVEAHVVTNAIAKSIWVLFQLFFYALRPVFLKPKPPGLWEFTNLTIQLALDASLVYFWGWKSFAYLILATFVGGGVHPMAGHFISEHYVFNPEQETYSYYGPLNLMTWSVGYHNEHHDFPRIPGTKLYKVKDIAPEYYENLKSYRSWSQVIYMYIMDRTVGPFSRMKRKAPKSAVTVKKDE, via the exons ATGGGACTGGGAGGCGGAGAGGACTGTGAGGAAGGTGTAATGGCGACGGATTTTTTCTGGTCGTACACGGACGAGCCCCACGCCTCTCGCCGAAAGGAAATCCTCGCTCGGCACCCCCAGATCCGGGAGCTCTTTGGCCCCGACCCCTGGGCGTTCCTCAAG GTAAGTGCCGTTGTTCTTCTTCAGCTATGGACGGCAACCTATCTCCACGACGCAAGCTGGCTGAAGATACTAGTAGTTGCATATTTCTTTGGCTCATTCCTCAACCACAACCTCTTTTTGGCCATCCATGAGATCAGTCACAACCTTGCGTTCTCAACTCCATCCTACAACCGTTGGTTAGGGATCTTGGCCAACCTTCCAATTGGTGTCCCCATGTCCGTTACATTCCAAAAGTATCACTTGGAGCACCATCGCTACCAAGGTGTTGATGGAATGGATATGGATATTCCTAGCCACGTCGAGGCTCACGTTGTGACCAATGCGATAGCCAAATCCATATGGGTCCTTTTCCAGCTATTCTTCTATGCTTTAAGACCAGTCTTTCTCAAACCAAAACCCCCTGGCCTATGGGAATTCACCAATCTAACAATCCAACTTGCACTTGATGCCTCTCTGGTCTATTTCTGGGGATGGAAATCCTTTGCATATCTAATACTTGCAACATTTGTCGGAGGGGGTGTGCACCCAATGGCAGGCCATTTCATCTCCGAACACTATGTCTTTAATCCAGAGCAGGAGACTTATTCATATTATGGACCCTTAAATCTCATGACATGGAGCGTGGGATATCACAACGAGCACCACGATTTCCCCAGAATACCGGGTACCAAGCTCTACAAGGTGAAAGATATTGCTCCCGAGTACTACGAGAACTTGAAATCATACAGGTCTTGGAGCCAGGTGATCTACATGTACATCATGGACCGCACGGTCGGACCCTTCAGCCGGATGAAGAGAAAGGCACCGAAGAGTGCAGTGACCGTCAAGAAAGACGAGTAG